The sequence below is a genomic window from Cucurbita pepo subsp. pepo cultivar mu-cu-16 unplaced genomic scaffold, ASM280686v2 Cp4.1_scaffold000136, whole genome shotgun sequence.
AAAAcactatttaattttggtatcAATCATAAAAAAGCCAGTCTACAAGTGGATCCAGTAAAATAAGACTTCTTTGTATTAAATTCGTTTATTACGAATCATTAaacaattcattttttttttacaaaataacattttatatattttttttgtttctaatcgaataatttttcattttgatagCTATATTAGGAGTATACtataatttatagaaaaaatggataataaaTAGTAAAGAACAATTCCTTTTGAACACTAGATGTCTTTCACATCCAATTATAGTAATGAATAAtcaattctaattttttaatggcaGTTCCAAAAAAGCGCACTTCTATATCAAAAAAACGGATTCggaaaaatatttggaaaagcAAAGGGCGTCGGGCAGCGTTGAAAGCTTTTTCGCTATCACAATCTATTTCAACGAGGAAGTCacaaagttttgtttttgagaaaaatcaactaaataatGAAAGATTGGAAGAATCAGAATCGGTTTGACTCAAAAAAAAGTCTAGTAGAAGTTcgtttataattttgattatttaaataaatttttttttatattataataatttattattatatattattatataaataataaataattgaataatgtaatgtaaatttattaaaaaaaaattatcactaaaaaatatagattcaaataaaaataaacattttttttatcaaagcAATTATTGGAATTTCCTAATGTTTTGAGCGGATGAATAtgaaattcctttttttagggtatgtaaaaaaaataaaaaatcttttgtttactcaattataaaattgaaaatggtatttttttcttgttcaaagaatcaaaagaaataCACGGGTtgacctttctttttcatatctttgttttatcattttcgGGATGGGGAAAATACGAATCCCCATCGCCCCAATAAACGAAAaagtttttattgattttttattttattatatattttctatattctagaatatagaaaatatataatatctaatCAAATAGTAAACTGaaattctttattaaaaatttaatgagacGTTAAAATGATGACATTAGTGGATTAAGTTAAAACCGTATTTTTTCATTCTATGAAcccttatttcttttctcgaaatcattattactattatagAATATATCCCACCGAATACATAATGAAATTGGTTTGCAAAATCCTCTAAAATCAaactattattaaattaataaaatttattctaattatattttttcaatctcGACGAGTGAATAATAATAGGTTATTATGATTTCGAGAAAGCCGCTATGGTGAAATCGGTAGACACGCTGCTCTTAGGAAGCAGTGCTAGAGCATCTCGGTTCGAGTCCGAGTAGCGGCATgccattttatattataaaacaagttctataatataattaattcacGTCCCcgatattaattcaaataattgaattgagggacctttttaaattttttttatgatattttcaactttAGAGCATATATTAACTCATATATCTTTTTCGGTCATTTCAACTGTCATTACAATTCATTTGATAACCTTATTCGTCGATGAAACCGTAGGACTCTATGCTTCGTCAGAAAAGGGCATGATAGCTACTTTTTTCTGTATAACAGGATTATTAGTTACTCGTTGGATTTATTTGAGGCATTTACCATTAAGTGATTTATATGAATCATTACTATTTCTTTCATGGGGTTTCTCCATTATTCATCTATttacgtattttaaaaaatataaaaaccatTTAAGTGTAAGCGCAATAACTGCACCAAGTACTATTTTTACCCAAGGTTTTGCTACTTCAGGTTTTTTAACTGAAATGCATCAATCCCCACTATTAGTTCCCGCTCTCCAATCTCATTGGTTAATGATGCACGTAAGTATGATGGTATTGGGTTATGCATCTCTTTTATGTGGATCATTATTTTCAGTAGCTCTTATAGTGATTACATTTCAAAACTCTATAAGAATTTTTGGTAAAAACAATCATTTATTAAATGCGTtattttcctttgatgagATCCAATACATGAACGAAGAGAACAATGTTTTAAGAaacacttattttttttcttataataattattataagtcTCAACTGATTCAACAATTAGATCATTGGAGTTATCGTATTATTAGTCTAGGGTTTATCTTTTTAAGCATAGGTATTCTTTCAGGGGCCGTATGGGCTAATGAGACATGGGGATCGTATTGGAATTGGGATCCAAAAGAAACTTGGGCATTTATTACTTGGACCATATTCGCAATTTATTTACATATgcgaacaaataaaaattttgaaggtgTAAATTCTGCAATTGTGGCCTCTATGGGTTTTCTTATAATTTGGATATGCTATTTTGGGGTCAATCTATTAGGGATAGGGCTACATAGTTATGGTTCATTTACATTAACATCTAATTGAATGAATTCAAGAAAGGGCCTGACGAACACAAACACGGGAGAGTATAGATAAGAAAACTGTGTGTAAGACATCGAGAACCCTTTGAATCACTACATTACTTGATTCAAATGGTTCTCACAAAACCCAAATGTATGAGGAAGtccaattcatttttttatttaacttaagattaagaaaaaagacttctttttttattgtgcAACGaacgattaaaaaaaaattattaattattatattattgctgttttattttttttccgaaAACTATCTAgcaaaataattagataaaagAGCTTCGACCTTGTCAACTGATAgtgagaaaacaaaatctgGATAAATACCAATACCTATGACAGGTATAAGGATAGAGATCGCAACAAACAACTCTCGTGGTCCcgaatcaaaaaaataagaattttgaACATTAAAAAGCTTGTATCCATAGAACATCTGGCGTAacatagataataaataaatgggagTTAATATGATTCCAATTGCCATTACCAAAGTAATTAGTATTTTTGtcattaaaagatatttttggcTGGTAATTATTCCAAAAAAGACTATTAATTCTGCAACAAAACCGCTCATACCCGGCAATGCAAGGGAAGCCATCGATAAGATACTAAAAGTCGTGAATATTTTTGGAATTGGAATAGCCATTCCGCCCATTTCATCGAGATAAACAAGACGTATTCTATCATAACTTGTTCCCGCCAAGAAAAAAAGCGCAGCGCCAATAAATCCATGAGAGATTATTTGTAAAATAGCTCCATTGAGTCCCGTATCGCTTATAGAACAAATTCCTATAATTATGAAACCCATATGAGAGACGGAGGAATAAgcgattcttttttttaaattgcgTTGACCCGAAGATGTTGAAGCTGCAtagattatttgaattataccTACTATGATCAACCAGGgtgaaaaaatagaatggGCGTGGGGTAATAATTCCATATTGATCCGAACCAATCCATATGCTCccatttttaataagattCCGGCTAGAAGCATACAAGTACTGTAATGTGCCTCTCCGTGGGTATCTGGTAACCATGTATGTAAGGGTATAATCGGTGATTTGACAGCAAAAGCAATAAGAAATCCGATATAGAATATTATTTCCAGTGCTATAGGATACGATTGATTAGCCgatgtttcaaaatttaaagttggtTCATTAGAACCATATAAACCGATACCCAGAACTcccattaacaaaaaaatggaaCCTCCCGCAGTGTACAAAATAAACTTTGTAGCTGAATACAACCGTTTCTTTCCTCCCCACATCGATAGAAGTAGATAAACGGGAATTAATTCTAACTCCCACAtgataaaaaatagtaaaaggtCTCGAGCAGAAAATGATCCTATT
It includes:
- the LOC111784001 gene encoding uncharacterized protein LOC111784001 (The sequence of the model RefSeq protein was modified relative to this genomic sequence to represent the inferred CDS: added 2 bases not found in genome assembly), encoding MRWYTICICVLELLLTTYAFCYHFELDDPLIQLTEDYKWIPFLDFYWRLGIDGLSIGPILLTGFITTLATLAAWPVTRDSRLFHFLMLAMYSGQIGSFSARDLLLFFIMWELELIPVYLLLSMWGGKKRLYSATKFILYTAGGSIFLLMGVLGIGLYGSNEPTLNFETSANQSYPIALEIIFYIGFLIAFAVKSPIIPLHTWLPDTHGEAHYSTCMLLAGILLKMGAYGLVRINMELLPHAHSIFSPWLIIVGIIQIIYAASTSSGQRNLKKRIAYSSVSHMGFIIIGICSISDTGLNGAILQIISHGFIGAALFFLAGTSYDRIRLVYLDEMGGMAIPIPKIFTTFSILSMASLALPGMSG